From a single Rutidosis leptorrhynchoides isolate AG116_Rl617_1_P2 chromosome 5, CSIRO_AGI_Rlap_v1, whole genome shotgun sequence genomic region:
- the LOC139847532 gene encoding MICOS complex subunit MIC60, mitochondrial produces the protein MLRRSMLEISSRRSVRRISSRITTQIPLYLSSRREYSITSQPNPSNGPGSKGKSPDSGSNLTKVFIGSIVLGGVAGIAAYQTGYLNKFLVNEPSPDTDINTNPTPIHDKGPQEVKIGDDNLPDTVQNVQEAEISSPTVVDGEKVAEIDPLYSKGDEETQHNIKEIPISKPDDTISDQEGELRKSEDIISTSDNASEGSITTNHDDIATKNEVKPTTEQLEGVQNVSTPDHVAPAIEEKVINPEPPQQLDTKNMTEGNMNEDKESNPLLDEYHIRDKVEQNTAASSSNEDENVQDTVKGIDDVNVPNDGKLVLDFLQAIHAAEKRQADLDAHVFSEEKRLMKEKYEKELKDARARELMYAERETILDKELHKEKLKAAAALKSLQEMLQEEYQKEIERKEAETELELKKLKDLAKAELTAAIASEKASQIEKLEEANLNINALCMAFYARSEEARQSHSVHKLALGALALEDALSKGLPIQKEIDALHNYIDGIDKDSLLGLVMASLPEDTLKNGTDTILQLNHKFDGLKGTLRHFSLMPVGGGGILAHSLAYIASALKVKEADKSGDGIESLINRVESLLADGKLLEAAETLEHGLKDSQAKEVVNDWVRQARNRAITEQALTLLQSYATSVSHT, from the exons ATGCTTCGGAG GTCTATGCTGGAAATATCTTCTCGGCGATCGGTCCGAAGAATTTCATCACGAATAACAACTCAG ATTCCTTTGTATCTATCGTCTAGGAGGGAATACTCTATTACATCTCAACCAAATCCATCCAACGGACCAGGCTCGAAAGGAAAATCGCCAGATTCGGGGAGTAACCTGACTAAGGTTTTTATTGGAAGTATAGTCTTAGGTGGTGTTGCTGGTATAGCAGCTTATCAGACTGGCTACTTAAATAAGTTTCTCGTGAATGAACCTAGccctgatactgatattaatacaaATCCAACCCCCATTCATGATAAAGGACCTCAAGAAGTAAAGATAGGTGATGATAATTTGCCCGATACTGTACAAAATGTGCAAGAGGCGGAAATTTCAAGTCCAACTGTTGTTGATGGTGAGAAAGTTGCTGAAATCGATCCGCTGTATAGCAAAGGAGACGAAGAAACTCAGCATAATATAAAAGAAATACCAATATCTAAACCCGATGATACTATTTCTGACCAAGAGGGTGAGTTGCGTAAATCAGAGGATATAATATCAACTTCTGATAATGCTAGTGAAGGTTCAATAACAACGAATCATGATGATATTGCTACGAAAAACGAAGTAAAGCCTACTACAGAACAACTTGAAGGAGTTCAAAACGTCTCAACACCGGACCATGTTGCTCCAGCTATTGAAGAAAAAGTGATTAATCCCGAGCCACCTCAGCAGCTTGACACTAAAAATATGACAgag GGTAACATGAATGAAGATAAAGAGTCAAATCCTCTTCTTGATGAATACCATATAAGAGATAAAGTTGAACAAAATACTGCTGCATCTTCATCAAATGAAGATGAG AACGTACAAGACACTGTGAAAGGCATTGATGATGTTAATGTGCCAAACGATGGAAAATTAGTTTTAGATTTCTTGCAAGCCATTCACGCAGCTGAAAAAAGACAGGCAGATTTGGATGCACACGTTTTTTCTGAAGAGAAGAGGTTGATGAAG GAGAAATATGAAAAGGAGCTAAAAGATGCAAGGGCCAGGGAGCTCATGTATGCCGAAAGAGAGACAATTTTGGATAAG GAGTTACATAAAGAAAAGCTAAAAGCAGCTGCTGCTCTTAAGTCCCTTCAGGAAATGTTACAAGAGGAATACCAAAAGGAGATCGAAAGAAAG GAGGCTGAAACAGAATTGGAGCTAAAGAAATTGAAGGATTTAGCAAAAGCTGAATTGACTGCAGCAATTGCAAGTGAGAAAGCATCCCAAATTGAAAAACTGGAGGAGGCGAATCTCAAT ATAAATGCTTTATGCATGGCATTTTATGCAAGATCTGAAGAGGCACGTCAGAGTCATTCTGTCCACAAACTTGCTTTG GGTGCTCTTGCACTGGAAGATGCTCTGTCTAAAGGGTTACCTATACAGAAAGAAATAGATGCTCTTCACAACTACATTGATGGAATTGATAAAGACTCACTCTTAGGTTTGGTCATGGCATCGCTTCCTGAAGATACTTTGAAAAATGGGACGGATACTATATTGCAGTTGAATCACAAG TTTGATGGCCTGAAAGGGACTCTGAGGCACTTTAGTCTAATGCCTGTAGGGGGTGGTGGCATTTTGGCCCATTCTTTGGCTTACATTGCATCCGCATTAAAG GTTAAGGAAGCTGACAAATCAGGTGATGGAATAGAGTCACTGATAAATCGAGTGGAAAGCTTGTTAGCCGATGGGAAACTTCTAGAAGCAGCTGAAACACTTGAACATGGTCTAAAAGACAGCCAGGCAAAAGAAGTTGTAAATGATTGGGTTCGACAAGCAAGGAATCGTGCCATTACCGAACAAGCCCTAACTCTCCTTCAGTCTTATGCTACATCTGTAAGCCACACTTAA
- the LOC139847877 gene encoding biotin--protein ligase 1, chloroplastic-like isoform X2 has protein sequence MPGLPVVAGIQTQMGTFRSRNYRILVEDIMLSPKNDAFNINAYMSSLSATCFGRVLLWSPRLHLTQDIVSLNFCEIPVGSVCIANIQFKGRDSCSNDKASYLVSINSGSRMWSCSLW, from the exons ATGCCTGGGCTGCCAG TTGTTGCTGGAATTCAGACTCAAATGGGCACTTTCAGGTCAAGAAATTATCGAATTTTAGTTGAAGACATTATGCTGAGTCCTAAAAATGATGCATTTAATATCAATGCTTACATGTCTTCACTTTCGGCTACGTGCTTTGGAAGAGTTCTTCTTTGGTCTCCAAGGTTGCATTTAACACAAGACATAGTCTCTCT CAACTTTTGTGAGATTCCTGTTGGTTCTGTGTGCATTGCGAATATCCAGTTTAAAGGCCGAG ATTCGTGTTCAAATGACAAAGCCAGTTACTTGGTCTCCATTAATTCAGGGAGTCGTATGTGGAGCTGCAGCCTCTG GTAA
- the LOC139847877 gene encoding uncharacterized protein isoform X1: MPGLPVVAGIQTQMGTFRSRNYRILVEDIMLSPKNDAFNINAYMSSLSATCFGRVLLWSPRLHLTQDIVSLNFCEIPVGSVCIANIQFKGRDSCSNDKASYLVSINSGSRMWSCSLWLLKLFLYNLYFRYNICGYHIMKVSNG, translated from the exons ATGCCTGGGCTGCCAG TTGTTGCTGGAATTCAGACTCAAATGGGCACTTTCAGGTCAAGAAATTATCGAATTTTAGTTGAAGACATTATGCTGAGTCCTAAAAATGATGCATTTAATATCAATGCTTACATGTCTTCACTTTCGGCTACGTGCTTTGGAAGAGTTCTTCTTTGGTCTCCAAGGTTGCATTTAACACAAGACATAGTCTCTCT CAACTTTTGTGAGATTCCTGTTGGTTCTGTGTGCATTGCGAATATCCAGTTTAAAGGCCGAG ATTCGTGTTCAAATGACAAAGCCAGTTACTTGGTCTCCATTAATTCAGGGAGTCGTATGTGGAGCTGCAGCCTCTGGTTATTAAAactttttttatataatttatatttcagATATAATATATGTGGATACCACATAATGAAAGTTTCAAATGGCTAA